Proteins co-encoded in one Yamadazyma tenuis chromosome 1, complete sequence genomic window:
- a CDS encoding uncharacterized protein (BUSCO:EOG09263QPR; EggNog:ENOG503NXAW; COG:O), which produces MDTAGGDDQYVTLVSADNHRFIISKEVASISSVLKNTQGFEESKTGKIHLDMDGDILECVVEYLYYHHKYKEQAEYGNIPEFNIPTHLALELLMSTTLLDNLATESTSFSEAGEKYLSKILDDTHSFVGELKSMEQDLVQQLEQESQGAHPDPVSLESLKNSDLWYKQSIDSLKGYNGQINKFTKHILHNSKYNINLDGAYTYPLNLDNIPVEYLKGPTPGASHDDLTLRDVKMENQKELMKAIVLHLLKIGQSDLIKDMLNDTTKDIRIDEDLLDKFQLLNQIVDGIVLNHDLSKALSWFKQKHESAGPHSNFQEIEFKFHILEYTLLLNRKPNSSTDGGLDSALEAYMYSKQNFPRFFDAYLPEISPLMSLLLFKAQDDVDSSHPDDYARKHMMSLLSDFMIKMKSSFNKDLEQRPSKRNESRFVEEILKHFSSIEQNQNLFQSLSNEFISYYCKDLNLSNDSSLFQSVLSGFINLPSFYKYNQIQRRFSKVRSSSMKEDFDIDTINAIGTSEVLDDPKDKPRPPSIQSKHFNIISPYSFDMPFQLSDSNRFLFDYHPIFICPVTKEQLIPLTVDEVEIELEKKAKRPKLEVSKNDELLKSMHNPVVVLKHCQHVALKESIWQLSKRGSEIFRCHYCYKKHRFSEVTEAYFIDL; this is translated from the exons ATGGATACGGCAGGAGGTGACGACCAATATGTAACCCTTGTGTCTGCTGACAATCATCGGTTTATTATTCTGAAAGAAGTTGCATCCATCTCTtcggtgttgaaaaatactCAAGGATTCGAAGAAAGTAAGACAGGTAAGATTCACCTTGATATGGACGGAGATATACTTGAATGTGTGGTGGAATATCTATACTACCACCACAAATACAAAGAACAAGCAGAATATGGTAACATTCCCGAGTTCAACATTCCCACTCATTTAGCCTTAGAACTCCTA ATGTCTACAACATTACTAGATAATTTGGCCACCGAGCTGACGAGCTTTTCAGAAGCAGGCGAAAAGTATCTCAGCAAGATCCTTGATGATACCCACTCGTTTGTTGGAGAGTTGAAGTCGATGGAGCAAGACCTAGTCCAACAATTAGAACAGGAACTGCAAGGGGCCCATCCTGATCCGGTTCTGTTGGAATCCCTTAAAAATTCTGATTTATGGTACAAGCAGTCTATAGACTCATTGAAAGGTTATAATGGACAGATAAACAAATTCACAAAGCATATACTTCATAATTCCAAGTACAACATCAATTTGGATGGAGCCTATACATATCCATTAAATCTCGATAACATCCCTGTGGAATATCTCAAGGGGCCCACTCCTGGTGCTAGTCATGATGATTTAACACTCCGGGATGTGAAAATGGAGAATCAAAAGGAATTGATGAAGGCCATTGTATTGCACCTACTTAAGATTGGTCAGAGCGATTTGATTAAAGACATGTTGAAtgacaccaccaaagatATTagaattgatgaagatttACTTGACAAATTCCAATTGTTGAATCAAATAGTCGATGGCATCGTTTTGAATCACGATCTATCGAAAGCTTTACTGTGGTTCAAACAGAAGCACGAATCTGCTGGGCCTCACTCCAACTTTCAGGAAATCGAATTCAAGTTTCATATACTTGAGTATACTTTGCTTTTGAACAGAAAACCTAATTCCAGTACTGATGGGGGATTGGATTCGGCACTAGAGGCGTATATGTATTCGAAACAGAATTTCCCCAGGTTTTTTGATGCCTATTTACCGGAGATCTCTCCATTGATGTCACTATTGTTGTTTAAAGCTCAAGATGATGTTGACTCTAGTCATCCAGATGACTATGCTAGAAAACACATGATGAGTTTGCTTTCTGATTTCATGATTAAAATGAAAAGCTCTTTTAACAAGGACTTAGAACAAAGACCAAGCAAAAGAAATGAATCAAggtttgtggaagaaataTTGAAACACTTTAGCAGTATAGAACAAAACCAGAACTTGTTCCAATCACTTTCAAACGAATTTATATCCTATTACTGTAAGGATTTGAATTTATCAAACGATTCTTCTTTATTCCAAAGTGTATTATCTGGATTTATCAACTTGCCAAGCTTCTACAAATATAATCAGATTCAAAGACGATTCAGTAAGGTccgttcttcttcgatgaaagaagactttgatATTGACACTATCAATGCAATAGGCACATCcgaagttcttgatgatccCAAGGACAAGCCCCGTCCACCTTCCATTCAGTCTAAGCATTTCAATATCATATCTCCTTATTCTTTTGATATGCCATTTCAATTGTCAGATTCCAATAGATTTTTGTTCGATTATCATCCTATTTTTATTTGTCCTGTTACAAAAGAACAATTGATTCCATTAACAGTTGATGAGGTCgaaattgaacttgaaaagaaagcAAAGAGACccaaacttgaagtcagTAAGAATGATGAGCTTCTTAAATCCATGCATAACCCAGTGGTGGTATTGAAACATTGTCAACATGTTGCTTTGAAGGAAAGTATCTGGCAATTGTCAAAGAGAGGATCTGAGATATTCCGATGCCATTATTGCTACAAGAAACACCGGTTTAGTGAAGTTACCGAAGCTTATTTCATTGATTTGTAA